GAATCTCGACATTGTAAGTCAACTCTTACTGTTTGCCGCATCGACCCAGGACTGACCTGCGTTGCCTCTATAGTGGGGGATCTTCCACCTGGGCGACAATCCCGTACCAAACTTCGCCAAGGGAACAGTCTGTCTCGTCGGTGATGCCGCACACGCAACCTCACCGCATCACGGCGCCGGCTCAGGTCTCTGCATAGAAGATAGCGCCGTCATCGCCTCACTACTAGCCGACGAGTCGGTGCAATCTGCCTCCGATATCGGAGCTATATTCGCAACTTTTGACGAAGTacgacgagaacgagggCACTGGCTAGTACAGAGCAGCTATAGGATGGGGAACTGCTATGAATGGTTGACCGATGGAGTCGGCGAGGACTTCGGCAAGATTGAGGAAGAGATCAATCGCAGGAATGCTGTTATTGCGGATGTGAATGTTCAGGGTATGTGTGACGAGGCGAGAGGTGTGTTGAGGAAGAAGTTGGGGAGCGAGGCGGTCAAGTCATGATGTAGCATAGCAATGTATGGCGTTCAACGATTGACCTACCAGAACAAGCGAGGTATCGCCAATTGCTGTGTTGTGGAAAGAGGCGGATGAGGTCACGATTCTACAGCTCAACAGTAAATTGAGTTGGACAGCGCATCGGTGTTCGATGCAGCATTGCGTACGATCACAATGCTGCAGTGTATAATGCTCAGGTACCTTGGTACCTCTAGCAGGTATAGCCCATTCGACCGAGGTGGCTGATAGGGTCTCCGCCGGTGGACTACAGGGAAACCATGTGATCACGAAACGTCCATGAAGTATACAAGAGGGTTTCCTTGGTCATCGCTGACATCCAGAATACACTCGAGAAGCTGGAAGACAGCTCCTTCATCTCTATCAGCTACACTACATTCTTACAACAGGAACCTGACATCGGAACATGGACAGTATTTCTACCTCACCTTCGGTTTTACCCTTCACCGCCACGTGGGTGCTCGCAATCCCATTCATCGCTACACTTCTCCTAACGCTCTTGCGACGTTATCTCGCCTTGCGAACGATACCTGGACCTTTCCTCGCATCGCTCACTGATCTATGGCTAGCGCTGAGAATATGGCGCGGCGAATATTTCGTAGACATTGTGTCTGAACTCCACAAAGCATACGGACCTGTTGTTCGGACGGGACCGAATCGGTGAGTCTCGACGCAGCCTGCATCGATGCATCGTTGTCTATTCATGGttgacttcttcttctcaggGTCTCTTTTGCATCCGCGGAAGCCATACCGGAAATTTATGGCACTTCGAAAGTCTACTCGAAGGTATGCCAAAGCGTTCAATGATGCTCTGAGATAGTTCACTCACCACGCTATGACAGGCAGCATCATACCAGCCAATGACACTTCTGGCCAAGGGTCAAGAGATTCCCACAATCGTCACTCTTCGAGACGAGAAGCGTGTCACTGAGATCAAAAGACATGTATCGAATGGGTTCGCCCAAAGCACATGGCTCAAGCAGGAACATCAGATCGACGGgaccatcgacatcctcctcgatcaGCTTCGCAAAAGAGCAGGCACGGTCATCTCTCTCAATAAATGGCTGAGCTTCTGGGGATTCGACACGCTTACAATGCTTGCATTCTCTGACATGCAAGGCCACATGGAAGCCGGCGCAGAAGTCGACAAAACTTCTGCCGGTGCTAAAGCTCGCTTCGATCATTGGAGAGCTTGGGCTCTGCTGCCCTCGCTTGAAGCTCTCCTGTACAAGAACCGCTTTGTGCAAAGCTTCCAGAAGCCGTCGAGTGGTTTGGCGAAACTAGCCATGAAACGCATCGAGGAGCGAAAGGCATCCACGGACGAGGATGCACCCGATCAGGATCTGCTAGGCCGATATCTGGCGGCCAGCAAGAAAGCACCTGATATGATAGGATCTCGAGACGTGATGGCTCTGACAATCTCGACCATCCACGCTGGCTCTGAGACGGTGGCCCATACATCGTCTTTTGCTTTAGCGTACGCACTGGACAAAATGGAGATTTTCCAAAAGCTTGAACAGGAGATCTTGACTGCTGGTATTCGGAGCTCTCCGGCAGCATACGCGGATGTTGAGAAGCTACCATATCTTGATGCGATCATCCGTGAAGCATTGTGAGTCTTGGGGTTCTGGTCACAGTGGAATAGATCTTGCTGACTGCTCCCTCCCAACAGACGTTTCAGCGCATCTCCGAATACCATGGAGCGAACCATTCCTCCAGCAGGCGCGGAGATCTGCGGAGTAGCCTTACCTGGTGGGACGGACGTCTCTGTCGCCAAACCTTGCACCTCTCGTGACGAAAGCATCTTTGGACCACATGCGGATCAGTTCGACCCCGAGAGGTGGCTGCATGCCGACGAGCAGCAAAGAAGAGAGATGGAACACGCTACGCTGGCCTTCAGCTTCGGGAGGAGGGTCTGCATCGGGCAGCATTTGGCAAGGATTGAGATGAAGAAATTGATCGCCACCGTTGTGAGGGAGTTCAAGGTGAGTGGACTCGGTCCCGGGACCGCCAAGTGATTGGAAACTGACCTTGGGATTGGCAACAGATTCAGCCTGTGAATGTCGGAATTGGTGACTGGGATGGTAATTTCAAGAAGCTCGATCTCGATGTGAAGCTTACACCAAGAGTTCGCTGAGGTGTAGCAGAGACCGCGCTCAGCTTGTTGTGTGCGAGATATTTCCCAGGATGGGCCCCATGTTGATGTAAGGCTGCTATCTCCAGAAGCATAGTCGGCGAATTGGAGTCCGGAGACCAGAACCTACAACTTCGCCCCACCGCTTCCGCTTGCCCTTCTAATCAGCTCCACGCATACATCGGGCTTACTCAAATACGGCGAGTGTCCTCCCTCCAGATCGACAAACTCCCAGTCCCCCTGCACACCCTCACGTGCAACAAGCTCCTCGAAGATCTTCTTGTACCTCAATGGTGGCATCGCTCGATCGTC
This is a stretch of genomic DNA from Zymoseptoria tritici IPO323 chromosome 3, whole genome shotgun sequence. It encodes these proteins:
- the CYP-67 gene encoding putative P450 monooxygenase (P450 with unknown function. Both multiple seq alignment and NJ cluster analysis and local similarity search did not identify characterized P450 significantly similar to this model. A putative salicylate esterase and an aromatic-ring hydroxylase are found next to this gene.. ...), which codes for LLLTLLRRYLALRTIPGPFLASLTDLWLALRIWRGEYFVDIVSELHKAYGPVVRTGPNRVSFASAEAIPEIYGTSKVYSKAASYQPMTLLAKGQEIPTIVTLRDEKRVTEIKRHVSNGFAQSTWLKQEHQIDGTIDILLDQLRKRAGTVISLNKWLSFWGFDTLTMLAFSDMQGHMEAGAEVDKTSAGAKARFDHWRAWALLPSLEALLYKNRFVQSFQKPSSGLAKLAMKRIEERKASTDEDAPDQDLLGRYLAASKKAPDMIGSRDVMALTISTIHAGSETVAHTSSFALAYALDKMEIFQKLEQEILTAGIRSSPAAYADVEKLPYLDAIIREALRFSASPNTMERTIPPAGAEICGVALPGGTDVSVAKPCTSRDESIFGPHADQFDPERWLHADEQQRREMEHATLAFSFGRRVCIGQHLARIEMKKLIATVVREFKVSGL